Proteins encoded by one window of Dokdonella sp.:
- a CDS encoding NnrS family protein, whose translation MLAAAPHRLMFFAGVTAVLVSMTWWALVLAGWRWGWPVPQPAPPVPAGWAHAVMLVFGMLPMFFFGFLLTVFPRWLDRPALSRRAYVPVFACTFGGYLLAHAGLLGTHALFVIGLLFVFSGHTLAFAVLAGVLRASGRRDRHAISAISALACGLVAQGLFLAFALGAPATLAPAAIELGVIGLLLPVYFTVCHRMIPFFSGNVAPGYRVVRPTWSLPVMWLLLAAHAACTLAHAPEWRWLADLGLFALFAWHVVAWQPWKARRPGLLAVLHIALAWLPVAFALYAWQSLALLLDLPGVPPRVPVHVLTVGYFGSMLVAMVTRVTQGHSGRPLVMGTLPWVTFIGVQGVVLLRVLADFSRDPGAWLAIAAAAWIVAFLPWVLRSAMIYLTPRIDGKPG comes from the coding sequence ATGCTGGCCGCGGCACCGCACCGTCTGATGTTCTTCGCCGGCGTCACCGCCGTGCTGGTGTCGATGACCTGGTGGGCGCTGGTGCTCGCCGGCTGGCGCTGGGGCTGGCCGGTGCCGCAGCCCGCGCCTCCGGTACCGGCCGGCTGGGCGCACGCGGTGATGCTGGTGTTCGGCATGCTGCCGATGTTCTTCTTCGGCTTCCTGCTTACCGTGTTCCCGCGCTGGCTGGACCGGCCCGCGCTGAGCCGTCGTGCCTACGTGCCGGTGTTCGCCTGCACCTTCGGCGGCTACCTGCTCGCGCACGCGGGCCTGCTCGGCACGCACGCACTGTTCGTCATCGGCCTGCTGTTCGTGTTCAGCGGGCATACCCTCGCCTTCGCCGTGCTTGCCGGTGTGCTGCGTGCCAGCGGTCGCCGCGATCGCCATGCCATCAGCGCGATCAGCGCGCTCGCCTGTGGCCTGGTTGCACAGGGCCTGTTCCTCGCCTTCGCGCTCGGCGCACCGGCGACGCTGGCCCCGGCGGCGATCGAACTCGGCGTGATCGGCTTGCTGCTGCCGGTGTACTTCACCGTCTGCCACCGCATGATTCCGTTCTTCAGCGGCAATGTCGCCCCGGGCTATCGCGTGGTGCGCCCGACGTGGAGCCTGCCGGTAATGTGGCTGCTGCTCGCCGCGCACGCCGCCTGCACGCTGGCCCACGCGCCCGAGTGGCGCTGGCTGGCTGACCTCGGCCTGTTCGCCCTGTTCGCTTGGCACGTGGTGGCCTGGCAACCATGGAAGGCGCGTCGTCCCGGCCTGCTCGCGGTGCTGCACATCGCCCTGGCTTGGTTGCCGGTCGCCTTCGCCCTGTACGCGTGGCAATCGCTCGCCTTGCTGCTCGACCTGCCCGGTGTCCCACCGCGCGTGCCCGTGCACGTGCTCACGGTCGGCTACTTCGGCTCGATGCTGGTCGCCATGGTCACCCGCGTCACCCAGGGACATTCGGGAAGGCCGCTGGTCATGGGCACGCTGCCCTGGGTTACCTTCATCGGCGTGCAGGGCGTGGTATTGCTGCGCGTGCTTGCGGATTTCTCCCGCGATCCTGGCGCCTGGCTCGCCATCGCGGCGGCAGCCTGGATCGTTGCCTTCCTGCCGTGGGTGCTGCGATCGGCGATGATCTACCTCACTCCCCGCATCGACGGCAAACCGGGTTGA
- a CDS encoding SirB2 family protein: protein MATHYLSIKILHILCVVLSGGLFALRGILVLAGSQRGNHVVLRWLSYLIDTTLLVSALLLVVILHQYPFVHSWLTVKVCLLVVYIVLGVFALRRAPTRTSKAIAFAAALAVYLAIISVARAHHPLGILA from the coding sequence ATGGCCACGCATTACCTTTCGATCAAGATCCTGCACATCCTCTGCGTCGTCCTGTCCGGCGGCCTGTTCGCGCTGCGCGGGATTCTCGTGCTCGCCGGTTCGCAACGGGGCAACCATGTCGTGCTGCGCTGGCTGTCCTATCTGATCGACACCACCCTGCTGGTCAGCGCCCTGCTGCTGGTCGTGATCCTGCACCAGTATCCATTCGTGCACAGCTGGCTGACGGTCAAGGTCTGCCTGCTCGTCGTCTACATCGTGCTCGGCGTGTTTGCCTTGCGCCGTGCGCCGACACGCACGAGCAAGGCTATCGCGTTCGCCGCCGCACTGGCGGTGTACCTCGCCATCATCAGCGTCGCACGCGCGCACCATCCGCTCGGCATCCTGGCTTGA